One segment of Triticum aestivum cultivar Chinese Spring chromosome 2A, IWGSC CS RefSeq v2.1, whole genome shotgun sequence DNA contains the following:
- the LOC123191570 gene encoding uncharacterized protein — protein MASGRTSSPIFQKDPARPGPSAAAATTSARRTPSSSRTLPPWPVAHSQSSLVRRPATGAAAGNHPGAQCQHHGCPVLELTLEVRTPPRDLHRPDPAPPSRIRAPSISSTRSGAAQPPMTSTMAPAEILCILSVDAPSSHEDLDAWLADNLPQILQEVQFECVIHCVIQRQNSVGATMYQSREWYREERMRTIQSE, from the exons atggcttctggtcgtacgtcgtcgcCGATTTTTCAGAAAG atccggcccgcccaggcccgagtGCCGCCGCTGCCACCACCAGCGCCCGCAGGACGCCCTCCTCCTCCCGGACGCTTCCTCCCTGGCCCGTCGCCCACTCCCAGTCCTCCCTCGTGCGTcgtccggcgaccggcgccgccgccggcaaccaccCAG GAGCTCAGTGCCAGCACCATGGATGCCCAGTCCTCGAGCTCACCTTGGAGGTTCGAACGCCGCCACGGGACCTTCACCGGCCAGATCCGGCGCCTCCCTCCCGGATCCGCGCGCCCTCCATCTCCTCTACTCGATCCGGCGCCGCCCAACCCCCCATGACCTCCACCATGGCGCCCGCCGAGATCCTGTGCATCCTCTCCGTCGATGCGCCGTCGTCGCATGAGGACTTGGACGCCTGGCTCGCTGACAACCTCCCCCAAATCCTACAGGAGGTTCAG TTTGAATGTGTGATACATTGTGTGATCCAGCGACAAAATTCAGTTGGTGCTACTATGTATCAGTCAAGGGAATGGTACAGAGAAGAGAGAATGAGGACAATACAAAGTGAGTGA